TAGTTGACGAACTCCAACAGCGCAATGCCGACGGCTGCCTGGATCAGCAAGTACGGCAAGATCCCGATGCCGAACACCACCAACAGCACCGCCCACAGGGCAACCGACATCAGCCACGCGTTGAGCACGTCGTTGCGGATCGACCAGTGGCTTTGGTTGCGCCGCTTGAATCGGGGCTGTTCGATGCGCCAGGCGTTCTGGAAACTACCGACGATCGTGCGCGGCAGGAAGGCGTAGACGGTCTCCCCGACCCGACTGCTGGCTGGGTCCTCCGGTGTCGCGACGCGGACGTGGTGGCCGCGGTTGTGCTCGATGTAGAAGTGGCCGTAGAACGATTGGGCGAGGGCGATCTTGGCCAGCCACCGCTCGACTTTCTCCTTCTTGTGACCGAGCTCGTGGGCGGTATTGATGCCCACGCCGGCAACCATTCCGACAGTCAGCGCGAGACCTACCTTGTCGACGATTGTGATGTCGCTGTAGGCCCACATCCAGCATGCCCACACCAGCGCGAGGTATTGCACCGGCAGGAAGATGTAGGTCACCCAGCGGTAGTAGCGATCGGCCTCGAGCATGGTGATCATGTCGTCGGGCGGATTGGATCGGTCCAGGCCGGCGACCAAGTCGATGGCCGGGATGATGCCCAGAATCATGATCGGGCCAATGAACCAGAAGACTCCCAGGCCGGTGAGCTCGTAGAGTCCCCACCCCATGAACGGGAACAGCGGCACCAACAGGCCCAGCAGCCACAGGTAGCGCTTGTGGTCGGTCCACTGCGCGGTGGTCGGATCGCTGGTGACGGTCACGGGACCTCCGGGGTGTGCGTTCGCGGGGTGACTGGTTTACAGAAAGGTACCCAATGTAAAGCAATGTCGCAAGGCTTCGCTGAAACCCTGGCGACTCGTTGCGGCCCGCAACTACGATTCGCGAGTGAGCCGTCAACGCGTCCTGCCGCCAGTGGAAGTGCTGGTGCGGTGGCGCGACGAGGGCC
This portion of the Candidatus Nanopelagicales bacterium genome encodes:
- a CDS encoding alkane 1-monooxygenase gives rise to the protein MGWGLYELTGLGVFWFIGPIMILGIIPAIDLVAGLDRSNPPDDMITMLEADRYYRWVTYIFLPVQYLALVWACWMWAYSDITIVDKVGLALTVGMVAGVGINTAHELGHKKEKVERWLAKIALAQSFYGHFYIEHNRGHHVRVATPEDPASSRVGETVYAFLPRTIVGSFQNAWRIEQPRFKRRNQSHWSIRNDVLNAWLMSVALWAVLLVVFGIGILPYLLIQAAVGIALLEFVNYLEHYGMLRQREATGRWERVRPGHSWNSNNVATNVLLYHLQRHSDHHANPTRRYQALRDIDEAPVLPTGYAGMIMLAMAPPLWFKVMDPKVADHFDGDMTRANIQPAKRERVLARYGIVES